A single region of the uncultured Flavobacterium sp. genome encodes:
- a CDS encoding DUF4197 domain-containing protein, whose protein sequence is MKKILILALVFSLSSHAQVKETLAQKLSKLSTQIKGVGGVDIASGLKEALNKGITEQVSKLTAEDGFYKNEAVKILMPEELQKVDVTLRKVGLSSLADEGVKMLNRAAEDAVKEATPIFVTAVKNMSFTDAKNILLGSENAATTYLQKGTNTALYAKFNPVIKNSFEKVGADVVWTNIINKYNMIPLVRKVNPDLTDYTTNQALAGVFKMIAVEEKDIRANINARTTPLLQKVFAMQDKK, encoded by the coding sequence ATGAAAAAGATTTTAATTTTAGCCCTTGTATTTTCTCTTAGCTCTCATGCTCAGGTAAAAGAAACTTTAGCTCAAAAACTTTCAAAATTATCAACTCAAATTAAAGGAGTTGGCGGCGTTGATATTGCTTCTGGATTAAAAGAAGCTCTAAACAAAGGAATTACTGAACAAGTAAGTAAATTAACCGCCGAAGATGGTTTTTATAAAAATGAAGCTGTAAAAATTTTAATGCCAGAAGAATTACAAAAAGTAGATGTTACGTTACGTAAAGTAGGTCTAAGCTCTCTTGCCGATGAAGGAGTTAAAATGTTAAACCGCGCGGCCGAAGATGCTGTGAAAGAAGCAACTCCGATATTTGTTACAGCGGTAAAAAATATGTCGTTTACAGATGCTAAAAATATTTTGTTGGGAAGTGAAAATGCTGCAACTACCTATTTACAAAAAGGCACCAATACTGCTTTGTACGCAAAGTTTAATCCGGTGATTAAAAATTCTTTCGAAAAAGTGGGCGCCGATGTAGTTTGGACTAATATTATAAACAAATACAACATGATTCCGTTAGTTAGAAAAGTAAATCCTGATTTGACTGATTATACAACAAATCAGGCTTTGGCAGGGGTTTTTAAAATGATTGCTGTTGAAGAAAAAGATATACGTGCTAATATTAATGCGAGAACAACGCCTTTGCTGCAAAAAGTATTTGCTATGCAGGACAAAAAGTAG
- a CDS encoding alpha/beta hydrolase family protein, translating into MKNFKILVFTVLLCVSSMSYAAKVDTLQVASTAMGKTYKAAVVLPNSYAKSKTSYPVMYLLHGAYGHFSDWLKNTPNKKSVQNLSDQYNIIIVMPEGETFSFYLDSPVNQGSQFETFITQEVVQKVDKTYRTISNKSGRVITGLSMGGHGALYLSAKHPDLFCAAGSMSGAVDMGAMLNRESSAQVVKLMQPVFGDKSDSSEMYAQYAVINMLDKIKANKLPLIVDCGVDDFLIEPNRELHRRLVYNKVEHDYTERPGAHTWDYWENSLPYHVLFFSKILFKTKTK; encoded by the coding sequence ATGAAAAACTTTAAAATCTTAGTATTTACGGTTCTTTTGTGTGTCTCGTCTATGAGTTATGCAGCAAAAGTAGATACTTTACAAGTTGCCAGTACAGCAATGGGTAAAACCTACAAAGCCGCTGTTGTACTACCAAATTCGTATGCTAAAAGTAAAACCTCATATCCGGTAATGTATTTGTTACATGGAGCTTACGGACATTTTAGCGATTGGTTAAAAAATACACCAAACAAAAAATCAGTTCAGAATTTATCAGATCAATACAATATCATTATTGTAATGCCAGAAGGCGAAACTTTTAGTTTTTATCTGGATAGTCCCGTTAATCAAGGAAGCCAGTTTGAAACCTTTATCACGCAGGAAGTAGTTCAAAAAGTAGATAAAACATACCGAACAATAAGTAACAAAAGTGGAAGAGTCATTACAGGACTTTCTATGGGTGGTCATGGAGCTTTGTATTTATCGGCAAAACATCCGGATTTGTTTTGTGCTGCCGGAAGTATGAGCGGTGCAGTTGATATGGGTGCAATGCTTAATCGTGAATCTTCGGCACAAGTTGTAAAATTGATGCAGCCTGTTTTTGGAGATAAAAGCGATAGCTCAGAAATGTATGCGCAATATGCCGTGATTAATATGCTGGATAAAATTAAGGCCAACAAATTACCTTTAATTGTAGATTGTGGTGTTGATGACTTTTTAATAGAACCAAATAGAGAATTACATAGAAGATTAGTTTACAATAAAGTAGAACATGATTATACGGAACGTCCTGGAGCTCATACCTGGGATTATTGGGAAAATTCTTTGCCTTATCATGTATTATTTTTTAGCAAAATCTTGTTTAAAACTAAAACGAAGTAA
- a CDS encoding secretion protein: MTKFTKMGLVVALFLTTLFSYAIDGKGDYILNIKTGNGKVVSFTLNTIEKSIFSIYDENNNLVYKGDSAADKLETSKTISLEGFPAGTYVLEVKENEKVEKHEIKVASKKTKTAKLDESVNESPSFRR, from the coding sequence ATGACAAAATTTACCAAAATGGGCTTAGTTGTGGCCTTATTTTTAACAACACTTTTTTCTTATGCAATTGATGGAAAAGGGGATTATATTTTGAATATAAAAACCGGAAATGGAAAAGTGGTTAGCTTTACTTTAAACACCATCGAAAAATCAATTTTCTCTATCTATGATGAAAACAATAATTTAGTTTACAAAGGAGATTCTGCTGCAGACAAATTAGAAACTTCAAAAACAATAAGTTTAGAAGGTTTTCCTGCTGGAACTTATGTTTTAGAAGTAAAAGAAAATGAAAAAGTTGAAAAACATGAGATTAAAGTTGCTTCTAAAAAAACGAAAACTGCAAAGTTGGACGAATCCGTAAATGAGAGTCCTTCTTTCCGTCGCTAA
- a CDS encoding DUF3244 domain-containing protein, with amino-acid sequence MKKILKLSLVCAVLFTGISTYAIDGNEDFNLHIIRTNGKLITFALNQVKKASLTIYDKDGNLIYSESASGKDGILRTFSLEEFPEGTYYLEIEDNVKKVRHEITITDDSTVLSKKAISSVYKAGFSAKNTSIAVR; translated from the coding sequence ATGAAAAAGATTTTAAAATTGAGTTTAGTATGTGCTGTACTTTTCACAGGAATAAGTACTTATGCAATTGACGGGAATGAAGATTTTAATCTTCACATAATTAGAACAAATGGAAAACTGATTACTTTTGCCCTTAATCAGGTAAAAAAAGCCAGTTTGACTATTTATGACAAAGATGGTAATCTAATTTATTCTGAATCTGCTTCAGGTAAAGACGGAATTTTGAGAACTTTTAGCTTAGAAGAATTTCCAGAAGGAACTTACTATCTTGAAATAGAAGATAATGTAAAAAAAGTGAGACATGAAATTACAATAACTGACGATAGTACTGTTTTGTCTAAAAAAGCAATTTCATCAGTTTACAAAGCAGGTTTTTCTGCTAAAAATACAAGCATAGCGGTACGCTAA
- a CDS encoding AraC family transcriptional regulator → MKTIAPALEVISNSYGSSFTYTKHAEKTNSKAHLWHYHPEIELVFINGGAGKRQIGSHVSYYTNGDLILIGANLPHCGFTNEQTGNINETVIHIKPEFLGNDFFIAPEMKKVQNIFNQAKVGIAFGGETKKHIGKKIEMMEHQLPFERLLTLLSILDELDSSQDYTVLNADGFSLELQTQDSDRMNVVFNYVKDNFQESIAIDEVSSLVSMTTPSFCRYFKKISNKTFTEFVNEYRLVHASKLLAEKPMSINEVCYESGFNNFSHFSKSFKQYTGKSASQYRHEHKIIIS, encoded by the coding sequence ATGAAGACAATCGCCCCGGCTCTTGAAGTGATATCAAACTCATACGGAAGTTCTTTTACCTATACTAAACACGCCGAAAAGACCAACAGTAAAGCCCATTTATGGCATTACCATCCGGAAATTGAATTGGTTTTTATAAACGGTGGAGCAGGGAAGAGACAAATAGGAAGCCATGTTTCTTATTATACTAACGGTGATTTGATTTTAATAGGTGCTAATTTGCCACATTGCGGTTTTACGAACGAACAAACGGGTAACATAAATGAAACTGTTATTCATATTAAACCGGAGTTTTTGGGAAATGATTTTTTTATCGCTCCCGAAATGAAAAAGGTTCAGAATATTTTTAATCAGGCTAAAGTGGGAATTGCTTTTGGTGGAGAAACTAAAAAACATATTGGTAAGAAAATAGAAATGATGGAGCATCAGCTTCCGTTTGAACGCTTGCTGACACTTTTGAGCATTCTGGATGAGTTAGATTCCTCACAAGATTATACGGTTCTTAATGCCGATGGTTTTTCACTTGAATTACAAACGCAGGATAGTGACAGAATGAATGTAGTTTTTAATTATGTGAAAGATAATTTTCAGGAATCTATTGCAATAGATGAGGTATCTAGTTTGGTGAGTATGACAACGCCATCTTTCTGCCGTTATTTCAAAAAGATTTCAAACAAAACTTTTACTGAATTTGTAAACGAATATCGTTTGGTTCACGCCTCAAAACTTCTGGCCGAAAAACCAATGAGTATAAATGAAGTTTGCTATGAAAGCGGTTTTAATAATTTCAGTCATTTTAGTAAGTCGTTTAAGCAATATACGGGTAAAAGTGCTTCGCAATACCGTCACGAACATAAGATTATTATTAGCTAG
- a CDS encoding T9SS type A sorting domain-containing protein, with product MKKILKLSLVCAVLFTGISTYAIDGNDNGNNAFNLHVLKANGKLITFAMNQVKKANLSIYDNDGTLLYSESASGKDGILRTFSLEEFPAGTYYLEVEDNAKKVRHEIIITDETSVLSSKAVSSVYKAGFSANNTSVAVR from the coding sequence ATGAAAAAGATCTTAAAATTAAGCTTAGTATGTGCAGTGCTTTTTACAGGAATTAGTACTTATGCAATTGATGGGAATGATAACGGAAACAATGCTTTTAATCTTCATGTATTAAAAGCGAATGGTAAATTAATCACGTTTGCTATGAATCAGGTTAAAAAAGCAAACTTGTCAATTTATGATAATGATGGTACACTACTTTATTCTGAATCAGCTTCAGGTAAAGACGGAATCTTAAGAACTTTTAGCTTAGAAGAATTTCCAGCTGGAACTTATTACTTAGAAGTTGAAGACAATGCAAAAAAAGTAAGACACGAAATTATTATTACTGACGAAACTTCGGTTTTATCATCAAAAGCAGTTTCGTCTGTTTATAAAGCAGGTTTCTCTGCAAACAATACAAGCGTAGCAGTACGCTAA
- a CDS encoding L,D-transpeptidase family protein has product MGTIKNLTNSYNHNTNDYSDPLVDNNVLNDFFKKYSPLKKQQNDVISLYKNKSYETSLDTLIKPARNDEGLFDQYYKLEDVLKKYKKLEKEGVWKPITVVNPYKDIRPDEKSITVAQIRNRLFVMGDLKNDSKSDVYDQELMDGVMKYKLRNGLKPNYIINEDHIKDLNTPIADKIKTLMINMERCRWISPQLVKDKEYIMVNVPSFELVYVKNGKIELVSKVFVGSPLTKTTIFNSSIEKIVFSPYWTVPQSIVDNELKSKIAADKNYLAEHNMEIVNGQVRQKPGPENSLGLVKFIFPNPDDIYMHDTPAKTLFDFEKRTFSHGCVNVNKAKELAIALLKDYPEWTEDRINKAMDGTEETTFKLPNKVPIYICYFTSWVNESGEVSFFQDVYDIDGDLNKALFPENAVANK; this is encoded by the coding sequence TTGGGAACAATAAAAAATCTGACAAATAGCTATAATCATAATACAAATGATTATTCCGATCCATTGGTAGATAACAACGTTCTGAATGATTTCTTTAAAAAATATTCTCCTTTAAAAAAACAACAAAACGATGTAATCTCCCTATATAAGAATAAATCTTATGAGACTTCATTAGATACTCTGATCAAACCTGCACGAAATGACGAAGGACTTTTTGATCAATATTATAAACTTGAAGATGTTTTAAAAAAATATAAAAAACTAGAAAAAGAAGGAGTTTGGAAACCAATAACTGTTGTAAATCCTTATAAAGACATTCGACCAGACGAAAAATCAATTACCGTTGCACAAATCAGAAATCGATTATTTGTAATGGGAGATTTAAAAAATGATTCTAAAAGTGATGTTTATGATCAGGAATTAATGGATGGTGTAATGAAATACAAACTGAGAAACGGTTTGAAACCTAATTACATTATTAATGAAGATCATATTAAAGATTTGAATACGCCTATTGCAGACAAAATCAAAACACTAATGATCAATATGGAACGTTGTCGCTGGATTTCGCCACAACTTGTAAAAGACAAAGAATATATCATGGTTAATGTGCCATCATTTGAATTGGTTTATGTGAAAAATGGTAAAATCGAATTGGTATCTAAAGTCTTTGTTGGTTCTCCGTTAACTAAAACAACAATTTTTAACAGCAGTATTGAGAAAATAGTTTTCAGCCCTTATTGGACTGTACCGCAAAGTATTGTTGACAATGAATTGAAATCAAAAATTGCGGCTGACAAAAATTATTTGGCAGAACATAACATGGAAATAGTAAATGGTCAGGTGAGACAAAAACCAGGTCCTGAGAATTCATTAGGGCTAGTAAAATTTATTTTCCCAAATCCGGATGACATTTATATGCACGATACACCTGCAAAAACCTTATTTGATTTTGAAAAAAGAACATTTAGCCACGGTTGTGTGAATGTAAATAAAGCTAAAGAATTAGCAATTGCGTTGTTAAAAGATTATCCGGAATGGACAGAAGACAGAATAAACAAAGCAATGGATGGTACTGAGGAAACTACTTTTAAATTGCCAAACAAAGTGCCTATCTATATTTGTTATTTTACTTCATGGGTAAACGAATCCGGAGAAGTTAGTTTCTTTCAGGATGTTTATGACATAGATGGTGATTTGAATAAAGCACTTTTTCCTGAAAATGCTGTAGCCAATAAATAA
- a CDS encoding helix-turn-helix transcriptional regulator, producing the protein MSTLTKPNHIGRKISRIRELRDMKQEALAQALGTNQQAVSALENSETIDEDKLIEVAKALGVSVEAIKNFSDEAAINYFNTFTDTKDSQMNFGNGNGHNCTFNPLDKLMETIDKNETLYERLLQAEKDKVEYLEKLLKQK; encoded by the coding sequence ATGAGCACACTTACAAAACCAAATCATATAGGGCGAAAAATAAGCCGTATTCGTGAACTTCGAGATATGAAACAGGAAGCTTTGGCGCAAGCTTTAGGAACAAACCAACAAGCGGTTTCGGCATTAGAAAATAGCGAAACTATAGATGAAGATAAACTTATCGAAGTAGCAAAAGCACTTGGCGTAAGTGTAGAAGCAATTAAGAATTTCTCAGACGAAGCTGCAATTAATTATTTCAATACTTTTACTGATACAAAAGACAGTCAAATGAATTTTGGAAACGGAAATGGACATAATTGTACTTTCAATCCGTTAGATAAATTAATGGAAACTATAGATAAAAACGAAACTCTTTATGAACGTTTGCTTCAGGCAGAAAAAGACAAAGTCGAATATTTAGAAAAATTGCTAAAGCAGAAATAA
- a CDS encoding flagellar motor protein MotB has product MKEKLTLLVLFTVFSIRVSAQNEKVFITDKVSPKYAYVDVIKTYERIVAKGYKSVDLFQKLGNSSYSNHKLEKAAAWYGELFALTYDLDPIYYYRYAESLRFICEDEKADALIEKLNCKPKVITGKKV; this is encoded by the coding sequence ATGAAAGAAAAACTAACTCTTCTAGTACTGTTTACTGTTTTTTCAATTCGTGTTTCTGCTCAAAATGAAAAAGTTTTCATAACTGATAAGGTAAGCCCCAAATATGCTTATGTTGATGTAATAAAAACTTACGAACGAATTGTTGCAAAAGGCTACAAATCAGTCGACTTATTTCAAAAATTAGGAAACTCCTCCTACTCTAATCATAAACTAGAGAAGGCCGCTGCGTGGTATGGTGAGCTATTTGCTCTGACATATGATTTAGATCCCATTTATTATTATCGCTACGCAGAATCTTTGCGATTTATTTGTGAAGATGAAAAAGCCGATGCCCTTATTGAAAAATTAAATTGTAAGCCTAAAGTTATTACGGGAAAAAAGGTTTAA
- a CDS encoding cytochrome c oxidase assembly factor Coa1 family protein, translating to MKDSYNDIRKSWWDRNWKWLVPTGCVSLLILLCLFIAGVFFGVTSMMKESDVYKEVMTEVQHNNVIIEKLGSPIEEEGMASGNISLSNDTGNCDLQIPIKGSKGEGTIFVVAEKRGTWKYSVKQVYIVATKENINLLKK from the coding sequence ATGAAAGATAGTTATAATGACATTAGAAAAAGTTGGTGGGACAGAAACTGGAAATGGCTTGTACCAACTGGCTGCGTAAGCCTTTTAATACTTCTTTGTTTATTTATAGCGGGAGTTTTCTTTGGAGTTACCTCGATGATGAAAGAATCTGATGTTTATAAAGAAGTTATGACCGAAGTTCAACACAATAACGTCATAATAGAAAAACTTGGAAGTCCGATTGAAGAAGAAGGAATGGCATCAGGAAATATTAGTTTAAGTAATGATACCGGAAATTGCGATTTACAAATTCCGATAAAAGGTTCTAAAGGAGAAGGAACTATATTTGTTGTTGCTGAAAAAAGAGGCACTTGGAAATACAGTGTAAAGCAAGTATATATTGTGGCTACTAAAGAGAATATTAATTTATTGAAAAAGTAA
- a CDS encoding methylmalonyl-CoA mutase family protein: MEQQIPYIPKNKVRIVTAASLFDGHDAAINIMRRIIQSTGVEVIHLGHDRSVEEVVNTAIQEDANAIAMTSYQGGHNEYFKYMYDLLHEKGAGHIKIFGGGGGVILPSEISELHEYGITRIYSPDDGRSLGLQGMINDLVERADYPIGDKLNGEIDHIENKVPTAIARLISAAENFPEIAKPVFDQIHTNNANSKIPVLGITGTGGAGKSSLVDELVRRFLIDFPEKTIGLISVDPSKRKTGGALLGDRIRMNAINNPRVYMRSLATRQSNLALSKYVAEAIQVLKAAKYDLIILETSGIGQSDTEIMDHSDVSLYVMTPEFGAATQLEKIDMLDFADLVALNKFDKRGALDAIRDVKKQYQRNHNLWDKNPDEMPVFGTIASQFNDPGMNTLYKAIMDKIVEKTESDLKSTFVITKEMSEKIFVIPPHRTRYLSEIAENNRSYDEIALSQQKVAQKLYGIFKTIESVSGKIPQIDKAGIDDSTVLPGGIQEHDENRIFLNLLLNQFDKVKMDLDPYNWEIILNWDEKVNKYKNPVYSFKVRDKEIKIATHTESLSHLQIPKIALPKYEAWGDILRWNLQENVPGEFPFASGLYPFKREGEDPSRMFAGEGGPERTNKRFHYVSAGLPAKRLSTAFDSVTLYGNDPDIRPDIYGKIGNAGVSICCLDDAKKLYSGFDLVHALTSVSMTINGPAPMLLGFFMNAAIDQQCEYYIKANDLEKEVEVKINKIYKEKGTERPKYQGDLPEGNNGLGLMLLGVTGDEVLPLDIYNDIKTKTLSQVRGTVQADILKEDQAQNTCIFSTEFALRLMGDVQEYFITKNVRNFYSVSISGYHIAEAGANPITQLAFTLSNGFTYVEYYLSRGMNINDFGPNLSFFFSNGVDPEYSVIGRVARKIWAKAMKNKYGANERAQMLKYHIQTSGRSLHAQEIDFNDIRTTLQALYAIYDNCNSLHTNAYDEAITTPTEESVRRAMAIQLIINKELGLAKNENPIQGSFIIEELTDLVEAAVLQEFDRITERGGVLGAMETMYQRSKIQEESLYYETLKHNGDFPIVGVNTFLSSKGSPTVIPAEVIRATEEEKQYQITMLDNLHQFHEAKVNEHLNKLQEAAIKNENLFDHLMEATKVCSLGQITSALFEVGGQYRRNM, encoded by the coding sequence ATGGAACAACAAATACCATATATTCCTAAAAATAAAGTAAGAATTGTAACCGCTGCTTCACTTTTTGACGGACACGATGCTGCCATCAATATTATGCGCCGTATTATTCAGTCAACCGGAGTTGAGGTAATACACTTAGGTCACGATCGTAGTGTCGAAGAAGTAGTGAATACCGCTATTCAGGAAGATGCAAATGCGATCGCAATGACTTCGTATCAAGGAGGTCATAATGAATACTTTAAATATATGTATGATTTGCTTCACGAAAAAGGAGCAGGACATATCAAGATTTTTGGAGGCGGAGGCGGAGTGATTCTGCCAAGCGAAATTTCAGAATTACATGAATATGGAATAACAAGAATTTATTCTCCGGATGATGGACGTTCTTTAGGTTTACAAGGAATGATTAATGATCTGGTAGAACGTGCAGATTATCCAATTGGAGATAAACTAAACGGAGAAATTGATCATATCGAAAATAAAGTTCCAACTGCAATTGCACGTTTGATCTCGGCAGCAGAGAATTTCCCTGAAATAGCAAAACCGGTTTTCGACCAAATTCATACTAATAATGCCAATTCTAAAATTCCGGTACTTGGAATTACAGGAACTGGTGGGGCAGGAAAATCATCTTTGGTTGACGAATTGGTTCGTCGATTTTTAATTGATTTTCCGGAAAAAACTATCGGATTAATTTCTGTCGATCCTTCAAAACGTAAAACGGGAGGAGCACTTTTAGGAGACAGAATCCGTATGAATGCCATTAATAATCCACGTGTTTATATGCGTTCTTTGGCAACACGTCAATCTAATTTGGCTTTGTCTAAATATGTTGCTGAGGCGATTCAGGTTCTTAAAGCGGCAAAATATGATTTGATTATCCTTGAAACTTCGGGAATCGGACAATCAGATACGGAGATTATGGATCATTCAGATGTTTCTTTGTATGTAATGACGCCTGAATTTGGTGCTGCAACACAATTAGAGAAAATCGATATGCTTGATTTTGCTGATTTAGTAGCTTTAAATAAATTTGACAAAAGAGGTGCTCTTGACGCCATTCGTGATGTTAAGAAACAATACCAGCGAAATCATAATTTATGGGATAAAAATCCTGATGAAATGCCAGTTTTCGGTACAATTGCTTCGCAGTTTAATGATCCTGGAATGAACACGCTTTACAAAGCGATTATGGATAAAATTGTCGAAAAAACAGAATCCGATTTAAAATCGACTTTTGTGATTACGAAAGAAATGAGCGAGAAAATCTTTGTGATTCCGCCTCACAGAACCCGATATTTATCTGAAATTGCTGAGAACAACAGATCTTATGATGAAATCGCACTTTCGCAACAAAAAGTAGCACAAAAACTATACGGAATCTTTAAAACGATAGAATCAGTTTCCGGGAAAATTCCACAAATCGATAAAGCAGGAATCGATGATTCGACTGTTTTGCCAGGCGGAATTCAGGAACATGACGAAAATCGTATTTTCTTAAATCTTTTACTGAATCAGTTTGATAAAGTAAAAATGGATTTAGATCCGTACAATTGGGAAATTATCCTGAATTGGGACGAGAAAGTAAACAAATACAAAAATCCGGTTTACTCGTTTAAAGTTCGTGATAAAGAAATTAAAATCGCAACACATACCGAGAGTTTATCGCATTTACAAATCCCAAAAATAGCTTTGCCTAAATACGAAGCCTGGGGAGATATTTTACGTTGGAATTTACAGGAAAATGTTCCCGGAGAATTTCCGTTTGCTTCAGGATTGTATCCTTTTAAGCGTGAAGGCGAAGATCCGTCAAGAATGTTTGCCGGAGAAGGCGGACCAGAAAGAACCAACAAACGTTTTCATTATGTAAGCGCAGGATTACCGGCAAAACGACTTTCGACTGCTTTTGATAGTGTGACTTTATACGGAAACGATCCCGATATTCGTCCTGATATTTACGGAAAAATCGGAAATGCCGGAGTTTCAATTTGTTGTCTTGATGATGCTAAAAAACTGTATTCGGGTTTTGATCTGGTTCATGCTTTAACATCTGTAAGTATGACGATCAACGGGCCAGCGCCAATGTTGTTAGGTTTCTTTATGAATGCGGCGATCGATCAGCAATGTGAATATTACATCAAAGCCAACGATTTAGAGAAAGAAGTTGAGGTTAAAATCAACAAAATATATAAAGAAAAAGGAACTGAACGCCCTAAATATCAAGGAGATTTACCGGAAGGAAACAATGGTTTAGGTTTAATGCTTTTGGGCGTTACCGGAGATGAAGTTTTGCCTTTGGATATTTATAATGATATTAAAACCAAAACATTATCGCAAGTTCGTGGAACGGTTCAAGCCGATATTTTAAAAGAAGATCAGGCACAAAACACTTGTATTTTCTCAACTGAATTTGCGTTGCGATTAATGGGAGACGTTCAGGAATATTTTATTACCAAAAACGTTCGTAATTTCTATTCCGTTTCGATTTCAGGATATCATATTGCCGAGGCTGGAGCGAACCCAATTACGCAATTGGCATTTACGCTTTCGAATGGTTTCACTTACGTGGAATATTACCTAAGCCGTGGAATGAACATCAACGATTTTGGACCAAATTTATCGTTCTTCTTCTCGAATGGAGTAGATCCTGAATATTCAGTTATTGGTCGTGTGGCACGTAAAATTTGGGCAAAAGCCATGAAAAACAAATACGGAGCTAACGAAAGAGCACAAATGCTAAAATATCATATTCAAACTTCCGGACGGTCGTTACACGCGCAGGAAATTGATTTCAACGATATTAGAACCACTTTACAGGCTTTGTATGCGATTTATGACAACTGTAACTCGCTACATACAAATGCTTACGACGAAGCAATTACAACACCAACAGAAGAATCTGTACGTCGTGCAATGGCGATTCAGTTGATTATTAATAAAGAATTAGGTCTGGCCAAAAATGAAAATCCAATTCAAGGTTCGTTTATCATCGAAGAATTAACAGATTTAGTTGAAGCGGCAGTTCTTCAAGAATTCGACCGAATCACAGAACGTGGTGGAGTTCTTGGTGCAATGGAAACAATGTACCAAAGATCTAAAATTCAGGAAGAAAGTTTGTATTATGAAACCCTAAAACACAACGGAGATTTCCCAATTGTGGGTGTAAATACATTCCTGAGTTCAAAAGGTTCACCAACGGTAATTCCGGCAGAAGTAATTCGCGCCACCGAAGAAGAAAAACAATACCAAATTACGATGTTGGATAACTTGCATCAATTTCATGAAGCAAAAGTAAACGAGCATTTAAATAAACTACAAGAAGCCGCTATTAAAAACGAAAACTTATTCGACCATTTAATGGAAGCTACAAAGGTTTGTTCGCTTGGTCAGATTACTTCTGCATTGTTTGAAGTTGGCGGGCAGTATAGAAGAAATATGTAG
- a CDS encoding type ISP restriction/modification enzyme, which yields MTIQQYFDKINNFALAENKMQHYKSSDLESLILKILPEADKIYFRLDALFQNSAHNVFAINPEVIALIKDRSGLVFIDEKGTGNVCFINNEELRPEFKQNYTAIDLLDFSYAILHSSIYKKDLKSDNQKIPIPLDSDVFWRLVQIGSDIRKKESK from the coding sequence ATGACAATTCAGCAATATTTTGACAAAATAAATAATTTTGCTCTTGCGGAAAACAAAATGCAACACTACAAAAGCAGTGATTTGGAAAGTCTTATTTTAAAAATTTTACCAGAAGCTGACAAAATCTATTTTAGACTTGATGCTCTTTTTCAGAATTCAGCTCACAACGTTTTTGCAATAAACCCTGAAGTTATAGCTTTAATTAAAGATCGTTCCGGTTTAGTATTTATTGATGAGAAAGGAACTGGAAATGTATGTTTTATCAATAATGAAGAATTGCGTCCTGAATTCAAACAAAATTATACTGCAATAGATCTATTAGATTTTAGTTATGCCATTTTGCATTCGTCAATTTACAAAAAAGATTTAAAGAGTGATAATCAAAAAATCCCTATTCCATTAGATTCTGATGTATTTTGGAGATTAGTACAAATAGGGAGTGATATACGCAAAAAAGAAAGCAAATAA